From Streptomyces fungicidicus, one genomic window encodes:
- a CDS encoding class I SAM-dependent methyltransferase — MVGRKSTTREPIIQEPEAPEPEATRRQAGVTESSHANRGWWDRNADEYQIEHGTFLGDDRFVWGPEGLDEVEAELLGPPEELKGRDVLELGAGAAQCSRWLAAQGARPVALDISHRQLQHALRIGGPFPLVCADAGALPFADGSFDLACSAYGALPFVADPRLVLREVRRVLRPGGRLVFSVTHPIRWAFPDEPGPEGLSVSASYFDRTPYVEQDERGRAVYVEHHRTVGDRVRDVVASGFRLVDLVEPEWPAWNTSEWGGWSPLRGGLIPGTAVFVCVRD; from the coding sequence CTGGTTGGACGGAAGAGTACGACGAGGGAGCCGATCATCCAAGAGCCCGAAGCGCCCGAACCGGAGGCGACCCGGCGGCAGGCCGGTGTCACCGAGAGCTCCCACGCCAATCGTGGCTGGTGGGACCGGAACGCGGACGAGTACCAGATCGAGCACGGCACCTTCCTCGGCGACGACCGTTTCGTGTGGGGCCCCGAGGGGCTGGACGAGGTGGAGGCCGAGCTGCTCGGCCCGCCGGAGGAGCTGAAAGGGCGGGACGTACTGGAGCTGGGCGCCGGCGCGGCGCAGTGCTCCCGGTGGCTGGCCGCCCAGGGGGCGCGTCCGGTGGCGCTGGACATCTCGCACCGGCAGCTGCAGCACGCGCTGCGGATCGGCGGGCCGTTCCCGCTCGTGTGCGCCGACGCGGGCGCGCTGCCGTTCGCGGACGGTTCCTTCGACCTGGCCTGCTCGGCGTACGGGGCACTGCCCTTCGTGGCCGATCCCCGGCTGGTGCTGCGCGAGGTGCGGCGGGTGCTCCGGCCGGGCGGCCGGCTGGTCTTCTCGGTGACGCACCCGATCCGCTGGGCGTTCCCCGACGAGCCCGGCCCCGAGGGACTGAGCGTGTCCGCGTCGTACTTCGACCGCACGCCCTACGTGGAGCAGGACGAGCGGGGCCGCGCGGTGTACGTGGAGCACCACAGGACGGTCGGGGACCGGGTCCGGGACGTCGTCGCCTCCGGGTTCCGGCTGGTGGACCTGGTGGAGCCGGAGTGGCCGGCCTGGAACACCTCCGAGTGGGGCGGCTGGTCCCCGCTGCGCGGCGGCCTGATCCCGGGAACGGCGGTCTTCGTGTGCGTGCGGGACTGA
- the rpsA gene encoding 30S ribosomal protein S1: MTSSTETTATTPQVAVNDIGNEEAFLAAIDETIKYFNDGDIVDGVIVKVDRDEVLLDIGYKTEGVIPSRELSIKHDVDPNEVVAVGDEIEALVLQKEDKEGRLILSKKRAQYERAWGTIEKIKEEDGIVTGTVIEVVKGGLILDIGLRGFLPASLVEMRRVRDLQPYVGKELEAKIIELDKNRNNVVLSRRAWLEQTQSEVRQTFLTTLQKGQVRSGVVSSIVNFGAFVDLGGVDGLVHVSELSWKHIDHPSEVVEVGQEVTVEVLDVDMDRERVSLSLKATQEDPWQQFARTHQIGQVVPGKVTKLVPFGAFVRVDEGIEGLVHISELAERHVEIPEQVVQVNDEIFVKVIDIDLERRRISLSLKQANEAFGADPSTVEFDPTLYGMAASYDDQGNYIYPEGFDPETNDWLEGYETQREAWETQYAEAQQRFEQHQAQVIKSREADEKAAAEGGEAAAPAASGGGSYSSEGGDQSGALASDEALAALREKLAGGQS; the protein is encoded by the coding sequence ATGACGAGCAGCACCGAGACCACCGCCACCACCCCGCAGGTTGCGGTCAACGACATCGGTAACGAGGAAGCATTCCTCGCCGCGATCGACGAGACGATCAAGTACTTCAACGACGGCGACATCGTCGACGGCGTCATCGTGAAGGTCGACCGGGACGAGGTCCTGCTCGACATCGGTTACAAGACCGAAGGTGTCATCCCGAGCCGCGAGCTCTCGATCAAGCACGACGTCGACCCCAACGAGGTCGTCGCCGTCGGTGACGAGATCGAGGCCCTGGTCCTCCAGAAGGAGGACAAGGAAGGCCGCCTGATCCTCTCGAAGAAGCGCGCCCAGTACGAGCGTGCCTGGGGCACCATCGAGAAGATCAAGGAAGAGGACGGCATCGTCACCGGTACCGTCATCGAGGTCGTCAAGGGTGGTCTCATCCTCGACATCGGCCTCCGCGGCTTCCTCCCGGCCTCCCTGGTCGAGATGCGCCGCGTCCGCGACCTCCAGCCCTACGTGGGCAAGGAGCTCGAGGCGAAGATCATCGAGCTGGACAAGAACCGCAACAACGTGGTCCTGTCCCGCCGTGCCTGGCTGGAGCAGACCCAGTCCGAGGTGCGCCAGACGTTCCTCACCACCCTCCAGAAGGGTCAGGTCCGTTCCGGCGTCGTCTCCTCGATCGTCAACTTCGGTGCCTTCGTGGACCTGGGTGGCGTCGACGGTCTGGTCCACGTCTCCGAGCTGTCCTGGAAGCACATCGACCACCCCTCCGAGGTCGTCGAGGTCGGCCAGGAGGTCACGGTCGAGGTCCTGGACGTCGACATGGACCGCGAGCGCGTCTCCCTGTCGCTGAAGGCGACCCAGGAAGACCCGTGGCAGCAGTTCGCCCGCACCCACCAGATCGGCCAGGTCGTGCCCGGCAAGGTCACGAAGCTGGTTCCGTTCGGTGCGTTCGTCCGCGTGGACGAGGGCATCGAGGGTCTGGTCCACATCTCCGAGCTGGCCGAGCGCCACGTGGAGATCCCGGAGCAGGTCGTCCAGGTCAACGACGAGATCTTCGTCAAGGTCATCGACATCGACCTCGAGCGCCGTCGCATCAGCCTCTCGCTGAAGCAGGCCAACGAGGCCTTCGGTGCCGACCCGTCGACGGTCGAGTTCGACCCGACCCTGTACGGCATGGCCGCGTCCTACGACGACCAGGGCAACTACATCTACCCCGAGGGCTTCGACCCCGAGACCAACGACTGGCTCGAGGGCTACGAGACCCAGCGCGAGGCCTGGGAGACGCAGTACGCCGAGGCGCAGCAGCGCTTCGAGCAGCACCAGGCGCAGGTCATCAAGTCCCGCGAGGCGGACGAGAAGGCCGCCGCCGAGGGTGGCGAGGCCGCCGCTCCGGCCGCGTCCGGTGGCGGTTCGTACTCCTCCGAGGGTGGCGACCAGTCCGGCGCGCTCGCCTCGGACGAGGCGCTCGCCGCGCTGCGCGAGAAGCTGGCGGGCGGCCAGAGCTGA
- a CDS encoding PAC2 family protein — MLDPQGLYAWEPKGLSVVDMALAQESAGLVMLYHFDGYIDAGETGDQIVDRLLDSLPHQVVARFDHDRLVDYRARRPLLTFTRDRWSDYEVPALEVHLVQDATGAPFLLLSGPEPDVEWERFAAAVRQIVERLGVRLSVNFHGIPMGVPHTRPVGITPHGNRTDLVPVAGTAFDEAQVPGSAEALVEYRLMQADHDVLGVATHVPHYIARSPYPDAALTALEAITAATGLVLPGVAHSLRTDAHRTQTEIDRQIREGDEELTALIQGLEHQYDAAAGAETRGNMLAEPVEIPSADEIGREFERFLAEREGDN, encoded by the coding sequence GTGCTTGATCCGCAGGGTTTGTACGCCTGGGAGCCGAAGGGGCTGAGCGTCGTCGACATGGCGCTGGCCCAGGAGTCGGCCGGACTTGTCATGCTCTACCACTTCGACGGGTACATCGACGCGGGGGAGACCGGTGACCAGATCGTCGACCGGCTGCTCGACTCGCTGCCCCACCAGGTCGTCGCCCGGTTCGACCACGACCGGCTCGTCGACTACCGCGCCCGCCGCCCGCTGCTGACCTTCACCCGCGACCGGTGGAGCGACTACGAGGTGCCCGCCCTCGAGGTCCACCTCGTCCAGGACGCCACCGGAGCGCCCTTCCTGCTGCTCTCCGGGCCCGAGCCGGACGTGGAGTGGGAGCGCTTCGCCGCCGCCGTCCGGCAGATCGTGGAGCGGCTCGGCGTGCGCCTGTCGGTGAACTTCCACGGCATCCCCATGGGCGTCCCGCACACCCGCCCCGTCGGCATCACCCCGCACGGCAACCGCACCGACCTGGTCCCGGTGGCCGGCACCGCCTTCGACGAGGCGCAGGTGCCGGGCAGCGCCGAGGCCCTCGTCGAGTACCGGCTGATGCAGGCCGACCACGACGTGCTGGGCGTCGCCACTCACGTGCCGCACTACATCGCCCGCTCCCCGTACCCGGACGCCGCGCTGACCGCCCTGGAGGCCATCACGGCCGCGACCGGACTGGTCCTGCCGGGCGTCGCGCACTCCCTGCGCACCGACGCCCACCGCACCCAGACGGAGATCGACCGCCAGATCCGGGAGGGCGACGAGGAACTCACCGCCCTCATCCAGGGCCTGGAGCACCAGTACGACGCCGCCGCGGGCGCCGAGACCCGGGGCAACATGCTCGCCGAGCCGGTGGAGATCCCGTCGGCGGACGAGATCGGCCGCGAGTTCGAACGCTTCCTGGCCGAGCGGGAGGGCGACAACTGA
- a CDS encoding lytic transglycosylase domain-containing protein, with protein sequence MAAHFGRRLYKGAATTAVAALAVAALSASQAPGVTADGPDRQSAADATPSPETAEGSGATGNSPYYTDLPPLNSPNPSPSASTGTDTSGVSEAGIPATVLDAYKKAEASLREKKPGCNLPWQLLAAIGKVESGQARGGRVSADGTTLSPILGPQLDGNGFALIKDTDNGAYDGNSSYDQAVGPMQFIPSTWEWAGRDGNGDGREDPNNIYDAALAAGHYLCRFDWDLSDQRDLDRAILSYNNSTEYLNTVLSWLEYYRKGTHEIPDGTGTLPADRSDTTVRPTPTYPSSPSTPGTSPEPGRTPGKPSGAAPSPKPPADPGSGTPTTPPGTTPPTPTDTVDHLEDAGTAKLTAMAGDTFGERLRARAETDAGKAVAKVRIRFTVVGDTDTTFSGGESVATVVTDSSGVAVAPALQAGEKTGPVAVRATVAGRTVKGVAYKATVTERAADTLVRTGDKALTCVPGGEFADPVELKATYEGAAADKVAATATLVTSADDPAVNDKGPYFKDADGNAVRTLGGLRTDANGLLKLPQLYADDTAGTFLLRVTTAGGATLTVELTVAAAETESPAPSAEPAPSAEPSASAEPSASPTA encoded by the coding sequence ATGGCGGCGCATTTCGGCAGGAGGCTGTACAAGGGCGCGGCGACCACCGCGGTGGCCGCACTGGCCGTGGCGGCCCTGTCCGCGTCCCAGGCCCCGGGCGTGACGGCCGACGGCCCGGACAGACAGTCCGCCGCCGATGCCACGCCCTCGCCCGAGACCGCCGAGGGCTCCGGAGCGACCGGCAACTCCCCCTACTACACGGACCTGCCGCCGCTCAACAGCCCCAACCCCTCCCCGTCCGCGAGCACCGGCACGGACACGTCCGGTGTGTCGGAGGCCGGCATACCCGCGACCGTCCTCGACGCCTACAAGAAGGCCGAGGCCTCGCTGCGCGAGAAGAAGCCCGGCTGCAACCTGCCCTGGCAACTCCTCGCCGCCATCGGCAAGGTGGAGTCGGGCCAGGCCCGCGGCGGACGCGTCAGCGCCGACGGCACCACCCTCTCGCCCATCCTCGGCCCCCAGCTCGACGGCAACGGCTTCGCCCTCATCAAGGACACCGACAACGGCGCCTACGACGGCAACAGCAGCTACGACCAGGCCGTCGGCCCCATGCAGTTCATCCCCTCCACCTGGGAGTGGGCGGGCCGCGACGGCAACGGCGACGGCCGCGAGGACCCCAACAACATCTACGACGCCGCCCTCGCCGCCGGCCACTACCTGTGCCGCTTCGACTGGGACCTGTCCGACCAGCGCGACCTCGACAGGGCGATCCTCAGCTACAACAACTCGACGGAGTACCTGAACACCGTCCTGTCGTGGCTGGAGTACTACCGCAAGGGCACCCACGAGATCCCGGACGGCACGGGCACGCTGCCGGCGGACCGCAGCGACACCACGGTGCGTCCCACGCCGACCTACCCCTCCTCCCCGTCCACGCCGGGCACGTCGCCCGAGCCCGGCCGCACGCCCGGCAAGCCGTCCGGCGCAGCCCCGAGCCCCAAGCCGCCGGCCGACCCGGGCAGCGGCACCCCGACCACCCCGCCCGGCACCACTCCGCCCACCCCCACCGACACGGTGGACCACCTGGAGGACGCCGGCACCGCGAAGCTCACCGCGATGGCGGGCGACACCTTCGGCGAGCGGCTCCGCGCCCGCGCCGAGACGGACGCCGGCAAGGCGGTGGCCAAGGTGCGGATCCGCTTCACCGTCGTCGGCGACACCGACACCACCTTCAGCGGCGGCGAGAGCGTCGCCACCGTCGTCACCGACAGCTCGGGCGTCGCCGTGGCTCCCGCGCTCCAGGCGGGCGAGAAGACCGGCCCCGTCGCCGTCCGGGCCACCGTGGCCGGCCGCACGGTCAAGGGCGTCGCCTACAAGGCGACCGTCACCGAGCGCGCCGCCGACACCCTCGTCCGCACCGGCGACAAGGCGCTCACCTGCGTCCCGGGCGGCGAGTTCGCGGACCCGGTCGAGCTGAAGGCCACCTACGAGGGCGCGGCCGCCGACAAGGTCGCCGCCACCGCCACGCTCGTCACCTCGGCCGACGACCCGGCGGTGAACGACAAGGGCCCCTACTTCAAGGACGCCGACGGCAACGCCGTCCGCACCCTCGGCGGCCTGCGGACGGACGCGAACGGCCTGCTGAAGCTGCCGCAGCTCTACGCGGACGACACCGCCGGCACGTTCCTGCTCCGCGTCACCACCGCGGGCGGGGCGACCCTTACCGTCGAACTGACCGTGGCGGCGGCCGAGACGGAGTCCCCGGCCCCGTCCGCCGAACCGGCCCCGTCCGCCGAACCGTCGGCGTCCGCCGAACCGTCGGCGAGCCCCACCGCCTGA
- the hrpB gene encoding ATP-dependent helicase HrpB: MIRHDALDSLPVRDALPGLTGALDAHGTAVLVAPPGTGKTTLVPLALAGLLGDSPARRVVVAEPRRIAARAAARRMAWLLGERAGGTVGFTVRGQRAVGPHTRVEVVTTGVLLQRLQRDQELAGVDVVVLDECHERHLDADTAAAFLWDVRETLRPDLRLVAASATTDARGWARLLGDAPVVEARGAAYPVETVWAPPPRAVRPPHGMRVDPALLTHVASVVRRALAERDGDVLAFLPGVGEIARVAGQLGDLGGTEVLQVHGRAPAAAQDAVLSAGERRRVVLATSVAESSLTVPGVRVVVDSGLAREPRVDHARGLSALTTVRASRAAGRQRAGRAGREAPGAVYRCWAEAEDARLPSFPSPEIKVADLTAFALQAACWGDPDASGLALLDPPPAGAMSAARAVLTAIGAVEPDGRATGRGARLARLGLHPRLGRALLDAAPVAGADLAAETVALLSEEPPRDYGDDLAGALRAARRGRDAYAARWRTEVRRLRRLVPEPSGGAGNPAPDARGEDERVGLVVASAFPERVARAVEGSLLMVGGPRAEAGAGSGLRGAEWVAVAVADRPVGRGHARVLLGAAVDEGTARLAAGALLERRDEVRWADGDVVARRVERLGSVELAVRPLADAGPSLVRDALLDGLRREGFGLLRWPAGAVALRQRLAFLHGRLGEPWPDVSDGALHARVDEWLEPELGRARRRADLARIDAGQALGRLLPWASGEAARLDELAPERITVPSGSGIRIDYSDPERPVLAVKLQEMFGLQESPRVAGVPLLVHLLSPAGRPAAVTADLASFWRDGYRGVRAELRGRYPKHPWPEDPATAEPTRHTSARLRR, translated from the coding sequence GTGATCCGTCATGACGCGCTCGACTCCCTCCCGGTACGCGACGCCCTGCCCGGGCTGACGGGCGCGCTCGACGCGCACGGCACCGCGGTGCTGGTGGCGCCGCCCGGCACCGGCAAGACGACGCTGGTGCCGCTGGCGCTGGCCGGACTGCTCGGGGACTCCCCCGCGCGGCGCGTGGTGGTCGCCGAGCCGCGGCGGATCGCGGCCCGCGCGGCGGCCCGCCGGATGGCGTGGCTGCTGGGCGAGCGGGCCGGCGGGACGGTCGGCTTCACGGTGCGCGGGCAGCGGGCGGTGGGGCCGCACACGCGCGTGGAGGTCGTCACGACCGGTGTGCTCCTCCAGCGCCTGCAGCGCGACCAGGAGCTCGCCGGGGTGGACGTGGTGGTGCTCGACGAGTGTCACGAGCGGCATCTGGACGCGGACACGGCCGCGGCGTTCCTGTGGGACGTGCGCGAGACGCTCCGCCCCGACCTGCGGCTGGTGGCCGCGTCGGCGACGACGGACGCGCGGGGCTGGGCACGGCTGCTGGGGGACGCGCCGGTGGTGGAGGCGCGCGGCGCCGCGTACCCGGTGGAGACGGTGTGGGCCCCTCCCCCGCGTGCGGTACGGCCGCCGCACGGGATGCGGGTCGACCCGGCGCTGCTGACGCATGTGGCGTCGGTGGTGCGGCGGGCGCTGGCCGAGCGGGACGGCGACGTGCTCGCGTTCCTGCCCGGCGTCGGGGAGATCGCCCGGGTGGCCGGGCAGCTCGGGGACCTCGGCGGGACCGAGGTGCTCCAGGTGCACGGGCGGGCGCCGGCGGCCGCGCAGGACGCGGTGCTGTCCGCCGGGGAACGGCGCCGGGTGGTGCTGGCGACCTCGGTGGCGGAGTCGTCGCTGACGGTTCCCGGCGTGCGGGTCGTCGTGGACTCCGGGCTCGCGCGGGAGCCGCGGGTGGACCACGCGCGCGGGCTGAGCGCGCTGACGACGGTACGGGCCTCCCGCGCGGCGGGACGGCAGCGGGCGGGACGGGCCGGGCGTGAGGCGCCGGGCGCGGTGTACCGGTGCTGGGCGGAAGCGGAGGACGCGCGGCTGCCGTCCTTCCCGTCCCCCGAGATCAAGGTGGCCGACCTGACGGCGTTCGCGCTCCAGGCGGCCTGCTGGGGCGATCCGGACGCCTCCGGACTGGCCCTGCTGGATCCGCCGCCGGCCGGCGCGATGTCCGCGGCCCGGGCCGTTCTGACGGCGATCGGCGCGGTGGAGCCCGACGGGCGGGCCACCGGGCGGGGTGCGCGGCTGGCCCGTCTGGGCCTGCACCCCCGGCTGGGCCGCGCCCTGCTGGACGCGGCCCCGGTGGCGGGCGCGGACCTCGCCGCCGAGACGGTCGCCCTGCTCTCGGAGGAGCCCCCGCGCGACTACGGCGACGACCTCGCCGGCGCGCTGCGGGCCGCCCGGCGCGGCCGTGACGCGTACGCCGCGCGCTGGCGCACGGAGGTCCGCCGTCTGCGCCGTCTGGTGCCGGAGCCCTCCGGCGGAGCCGGGAACCCGGCGCCGGACGCGCGCGGGGAGGACGAACGGGTCGGGCTGGTCGTCGCGTCGGCGTTTCCCGAGCGGGTCGCCCGGGCCGTCGAGGGGTCGCTGCTGATGGTGGGCGGGCCCCGGGCCGAGGCGGGGGCGGGTTCCGGGCTGCGGGGGGCCGAGTGGGTCGCCGTCGCCGTGGCCGACCGGCCGGTGGGACGGGGGCACGCGCGCGTGCTGCTCGGGGCCGCTGTCGACGAGGGCACCGCCCGGCTCGCGGCGGGCGCGCTGCTGGAGCGCCGTGACGAGGTGCGCTGGGCCGACGGGGACGTCGTCGCGCGGCGGGTCGAGCGGCTCGGGTCGGTGGAGCTGGCCGTGCGGCCGCTCGCCGACGCCGGCCCCTCGCTCGTACGGGACGCGCTGCTGGACGGGCTGCGGCGGGAGGGGTTCGGTCTGCTGCGGTGGCCGGCCGGGGCGGTCGCGCTGCGGCAGCGGCTGGCGTTCCTGCACGGCCGGCTCGGTGAGCCGTGGCCCGACGTGTCCGACGGGGCGCTGCACGCGCGGGTGGACGAGTGGCTGGAGCCGGAGCTGGGGCGTGCCCGGCGGCGGGCCGACCTCGCGCGGATCGACGCCGGCCAGGCGCTCGGGCGGCTGCTGCCCTGGGCCTCCGGGGAGGCCGCGCGGCTCGACGAGCTCGCCCCGGAGCGGATCACCGTACCGAGCGGGTCCGGGATCCGGATCGACTACTCGGACCCGGAGCGGCCGGTGCTCGCCGTGAAGCTCCAGGAGATGTTCGGGCTGCAGGAGTCACCGCGGGTGGCCGGGGTGCCGCTGCTGGTGCATCTGCTCTCCCCGGCCGGGCGGCCCGCCGCCGTCACCGCGGACCTGGCGTCCTTCTGGCGGGACGGCTACCGGGGCGTACGGGCCGAACTGCGCGGCCGCTACCCCAAGCACCCCTGGCCGGAGGATCCGGCCACCGCCGAGCCGACCCGGCACACCAGCGCGCGGCTCAGGCGGTGA
- a CDS encoding DUF4184 family protein has product MPFTLSHAAAVLPAVRTDGSGRGPLVPAVLVAGSFAPDMTYYAASVLSGAMEFGDVTHGFPGVFTVDVLIAWALVGLWLLVREPLVALLPRARQGRVAVLLRCGAPRARVRASLVARWYVSAVLGALTHVVWDAFTHLDRWGMRVFPVLGEEVAGSPLYWYLQYGGSAVAAVVIAVFAARALRRAPAGAGPAGVPVLSRGDRWWALALLGGCAAVGAGHRASRWWAYWGATAKPWELIPTVCFGAGAGLALALPLYAVAVRVWRPATEVPAGADTRRPSRTAAP; this is encoded by the coding sequence TTGCCGTTCACGCTGAGCCACGCGGCGGCGGTGCTGCCCGCCGTGCGCACGGACGGGAGCGGGCGGGGCCCGCTGGTGCCCGCCGTGCTGGTCGCGGGCAGCTTTGCTCCCGACATGACCTATTACGCGGCGAGTGTCCTGTCGGGGGCGATGGAGTTCGGCGACGTCACCCACGGGTTCCCGGGGGTGTTCACGGTCGATGTGCTCATCGCCTGGGCGCTGGTGGGGCTGTGGCTGCTGGTGCGGGAACCGCTGGTGGCGCTGTTGCCCCGGGCCCGGCAGGGGCGGGTGGCGGTGCTCCTGAGGTGCGGTGCGCCGCGGGCGCGGGTGCGGGCGTCGCTGGTGGCGCGCTGGTACGTCTCCGCGGTGCTGGGGGCGTTGACGCACGTGGTGTGGGACGCGTTCACGCATCTCGACCGGTGGGGGATGCGGGTGTTCCCCGTGCTGGGCGAGGAGGTGGCCGGGTCTCCGCTGTACTGGTACCTGCAGTACGGCGGTTCCGCGGTGGCCGCGGTCGTGATCGCGGTGTTCGCGGCGCGGGCGCTGCGCCGGGCGCCGGCCGGCGCCGGGCCGGCGGGGGTGCCGGTGCTGTCCCGCGGGGACCGGTGGTGGGCCCTCGCGCTGCTCGGGGGCTGCGCGGCGGTGGGGGCGGGGCACCGGGCCTCACGGTGGTGGGCCTACTGGGGCGCGACCGCGAAGCCCTGGGAACTGATTCCGACCGTGTGCTTCGGCGCGGGCGCGGGGCTCGCGCTCGCGCTGCCGCTGTACGCGGTGGCCGTCAGGGTTTGGCGTCCGGCCACGGAGGTCCCGGCGGGTGCGGATACGCGGCGGCCGAGCCGTACGGCCGCACCCTGA